The proteins below come from a single Harpia harpyja isolate bHarHar1 chromosome 2, bHarHar1 primary haplotype, whole genome shotgun sequence genomic window:
- the HMGB2 gene encoding high mobility group protein B2, whose translation MGKGDPNKPRGKMSSYAYFVQTCREEHKKKHPDSSVNFAEFSRKCSERWKTMSSKEKGKFEEMAKGDKARYDREMKNYVPPKGEKKGKKKDPNAPKRPPSAFFLFCSEHRPKIKNDHPGLSIGDTAKKLGEMWSEQSAKDKQPYEQKAAKLKEKYEKDIAAYRAKSKSDAGKKGPGRPAGSKKKAEPEEEEEEEEDDEEEEEDEDEE comes from the exons ATGGGCAAAGGCGACCCCAACAAGCCGCGGGGCAAGATGTCCTCCTACGCCTACTTCGTGCAGACCTGCCGCGAGGAGCACAAGAAGAAGCACCCGGACTCGTCCGTCAACTTCGCCGAGTTCTCGCGGAAGTGCTCGGAGCGGtggaag ACAATGTCtagcaaggaaaaaggaaagtttgaAGAAATGGCTAAAGGAGACAAAGCTCGTTATGACAGGGAGATGAAAAACTATGTTCCTCCCAAAGGcgagaagaagggaaagaaaaaggaccctaATGCTCCTAAAAGACCACC ATCtgcattcttccttttctgttctgaacACCGTCCGAAAATCAAAAATGATCATCCTGGCTTGTCTATTGGAGATACAGCAAAGAAATTAGGTGAAATGTGGTCTGAACAGTCGGCCAAAGATAAACAGCCATATGAACAGAAGGCTGCAAAACTAAAGGAGAAATATGAAAAG GATATTGCAGCATATCGTGCCAAGAGCAAGAGCGATGCAGGAAAAAAGGGCCCAGGTAGGCCTGCAGGATCTAAGAAGAAGGCAGAaccagaagaggaggaggaggaggaagaagatgatgaagaggaggaagaagatgaggatgaagaatAA